In one Thermodesulfobium acidiphilum genomic region, the following are encoded:
- a CDS encoding class II glutamine amidotransferase: MIPAEEHIPSGCAAAGIMNKSGVRISGDAIMDMMSVMHSRSNGLGGGFAAYGIYPEIPDYYCLHIMFDNESAKREVDSLIEENFITERQEKIPTRNIKEIKDPPLLWRYFVLPKPDKLIAKNIDANDFVVRLVMLINTRIPGSYVNSSGKNMGVFKGVGYPEDIGRFFMLEKYSAYIWTAHGRFPTNTPGWWAGAHPFSILDWTVVHNGEISSYGINKRFLETYGYECVLLTDTEVIAYTFDLLVRKHGLPLEIACNVVASKFWKDIEIMPEEERKLHTALRMTYGNLLLNGPFAIIVATNNYMMGLNDRIKLRPLVYGKKGDFSYLASEESSIRKIENNLEKVYSLVAGKPLKVEVNKDVCA; this comes from the coding sequence ATGATACCTGCAGAAGAACATATACCATCTGGATGTGCAGCAGCGGGAATCATGAATAAATCTGGTGTTCGCATATCTGGTGATGCAATTATGGATATGATGTCGGTTATGCATTCAAGATCTAACGGTTTAGGTGGAGGTTTTGCTGCTTATGGCATTTATCCAGAAATTCCAGATTATTATTGCCTGCACATTATGTTTGATAATGAATCAGCAAAAAGGGAAGTAGATTCATTAATTGAAGAAAATTTTATAACAGAACGTCAAGAAAAGATCCCGACCAGAAATATTAAAGAGATTAAAGACCCTCCGCTTTTGTGGAGATATTTTGTATTGCCAAAACCTGATAAGTTAATAGCTAAAAATATAGATGCAAACGATTTTGTGGTAAGGTTGGTAATGCTTATAAATACCAGGATTCCTGGATCGTATGTAAATTCTTCTGGGAAAAATATGGGTGTTTTTAAGGGCGTAGGCTATCCTGAAGATATTGGGCGTTTTTTTATGTTAGAAAAATATAGTGCATATATTTGGACTGCTCATGGAAGATTTCCTACAAATACTCCTGGTTGGTGGGCAGGTGCTCATCCGTTCTCTATTCTTGACTGGACTGTGGTTCACAATGGGGAGATTTCTTCATATGGTATTAACAAAAGATTTTTAGAAACTTACGGTTATGAGTGTGTACTTTTAACTGATACTGAGGTAATTGCATATACTTTCGACCTTCTTGTTAGAAAACATGGTTTACCTCTCGAAATTGCGTGTAACGTAGTAGCTTCAAAGTTTTGGAAGGATATAGAGATTATGCCTGAAGAAGAGAGAAAGCTTCATACTGCTTTAAGAATGACTTATGGGAATTTGCTTTTAAATGGGCCGTTTGCAATAATTGTTGCTACCAATAATTATATGATGGGATTAAATGACAGAATTAAACTAAGGCCTCTTGTTTACGGGAAAAAAGGTGACTTTTCTTATTTGGCAAGTGAAGAATCTTCAATTAGAAAAATAGAAAATAATCTCGAAAAAGTATATTCCCTTGTTGCCGGCAAGCCCTTGAAAGTTGAGGTAAATAAAGATGTCTGTGCTTGA
- a CDS encoding PAS domain-containing protein produces the protein MCKTENSLDLNPHIFKFIFENIDVGFYIYDVEINKIIYANKCFSTLVNLEIEEILSLEDPFYPY, from the coding sequence GTGTGTAAGACAGAGAACAGCCTTGATCTGAACCCCCATATTTTCAAGTTTATTTTTGAAAATATAGATGTGGGATTTTATATTTATGATGTCGAAATAAACAAGATAATTTATGCTAACAAATGTTTTTCTACACTAGTAAATTTAGAAATAGAAGAGATACTTAGCTTAGAAGACCCCTTTTATCCTTATTAA
- the trxB gene encoding thioredoxin-disulfide reductase codes for MGIIDEKIKNSLKESFLILKESVNIKVFLPEVKDQFYEYTKEIFEVLPEVSEKISVKFISKSDVPSNLIDEEIKCPIIIFDDEKLDAIFVGTPIGEEAHTLVNAILIISGTKQFLNEKDASLISDIKKETVVEVYVSPTCPYCPQQAIMAINASLINRNIKTRIIEIFENKEIAQKKAIRSVPVTYVDNEQVAIGLQSNEEFVLSLIGKGIQELLHNEKEKLKEFDLTIVGAGPAGLSAAIYARRSGLSVGIFESEMVGGQVLTTPQVENYPGFISISGKSLVDILTQHVLNYVSINIGEEVKKINKVEDYFEVITSDDFYKSKAILLATGASKKRLNVPGETSFYGKGVSYCALCDGYFYKGKKVFLVGGGNTALTDAIYLKNVGADITLIHRRDTLRAEKYLQDSFFKLGIDIIWNSEVKEILGKDSVEFIKIVNNVTGEEQTLALDGLFIAVGYMPNNSLAKDLGVELDEEGYIKVDRNMRTNVHRVYAAGDIVGGEKQIVVAVSRGAIAATSAFEDILTPYWVKK; via the coding sequence ATGGGAATTATTGACGAAAAGATAAAAAATTCTTTAAAAGAGAGCTTCTTGATATTGAAGGAAAGTGTAAATATAAAGGTTTTTTTGCCAGAGGTAAAAGATCAATTTTACGAATATACTAAAGAAATATTTGAAGTTTTGCCAGAGGTTTCAGAGAAAATTTCAGTTAAATTTATATCAAAAAGCGATGTACCTTCAAATCTTATAGATGAAGAAATAAAGTGTCCTATAATTATATTTGATGATGAAAAGTTAGATGCAATATTCGTAGGAACTCCTATTGGAGAAGAAGCTCACACATTGGTGAACGCTATTTTGATAATTTCTGGTACAAAACAATTTTTAAATGAAAAAGATGCTTCGTTAATTAGTGATATAAAAAAAGAAACAGTCGTGGAAGTTTACGTGAGTCCTACCTGCCCATATTGCCCTCAACAAGCTATAATGGCCATAAACGCAAGTTTGATTAATAGAAATATCAAGACAAGAATAATAGAAATATTCGAAAATAAGGAAATCGCCCAGAAAAAGGCTATTAGATCTGTACCAGTTACTTATGTAGATAATGAACAGGTAGCAATTGGCCTTCAATCAAATGAAGAATTTGTGTTATCTTTGATTGGAAAAGGCATTCAGGAACTTCTTCATAACGAAAAAGAAAAATTAAAAGAATTTGACTTAACAATAGTAGGAGCTGGTCCTGCAGGCCTCTCTGCTGCAATATACGCAAGGAGATCAGGACTTTCAGTGGGTATTTTTGAAAGTGAGATGGTAGGAGGTCAGGTACTTACTACTCCTCAGGTTGAGAACTATCCAGGCTTCATCAGTATTTCAGGGAAATCCTTAGTTGATATTCTAACTCAGCATGTACTTAATTATGTAAGTATTAATATTGGAGAGGAAGTAAAGAAAATTAATAAAGTAGAAGATTATTTTGAGGTTATTACATCTGATGATTTTTATAAGTCTAAAGCTATTCTTTTAGCAACTGGTGCATCCAAAAAAAGGCTAAATGTTCCAGGTGAGACCTCTTTCTATGGCAAGGGAGTAAGCTACTGTGCACTTTGTGATGGATATTTTTATAAGGGTAAAAAAGTTTTTCTTGTAGGAGGGGGAAATACAGCTTTAACTGATGCAATATATCTTAAAAACGTTGGAGCTGATATAACTCTTATTCACAGGAGGGATACCCTAAGAGCAGAAAAATACCTTCAAGATTCATTTTTCAAACTTGGAATAGACATTATATGGAATAGTGAGGTAAAAGAAATCTTAGGGAAAGATTCAGTTGAGTTTATTAAGATTGTAAATAACGTTACAGGTGAAGAGCAGACTCTCGCTCTTGACGGCCTTTTTATAGCAGTTGGGTATATGCCAAACAATTCACTTGCAAAAGACTTAGGTGTTGAGCTTGATGAAGAAGGATATATAAAGGTTGATAGAAATATGAGAACCAACGTTCACAGAGTATATGCAGCAGGAGATATAGTAGGAGGAGAAAAGCAAATTGTCGTGGCTGTCTCAAGAGGAGCTATAGCTGCCACGTCTGCATTTGAGGACATTTTGACACCATATTGGGTTAAAAAATAG
- a CDS encoding radical SAM protein — MKELIGDRVAVSLAANMTVPFTVQIHITERCNLNCRHCYQENEISNEMSLKEIEGITEEILEVVHDWAEKSQIAFLPNINLLGGEVFVRRDWEEILDFFSKKHIEYYILTNATLIDKDVARKLKDFHVSGVQVSLDGPEKIHDYIRGQDSFKKAVIGINNLRENEIDVTLNTTISKINYESFQDLFQVAKSLQVSGLVFSRLVPTGHSQDSKDLILSKEELRSIYNFVKENNLISDFKVNTGDPIASLYIDCNTSYGFGGCAAGFAGITILSDATLVPCRRLKIPLGNLRRDSFREIWANSEVLNKLRDQENYFGKCKECSEFMKCRGCRAVCFALSTRKEDRYLDEDPQCIF; from the coding sequence GTGAAAGAGCTGATAGGAGATCGTGTAGCTGTCAGTTTGGCAGCTAATATGACCGTTCCATTTACAGTTCAAATACACATCACTGAAAGGTGCAATTTGAACTGTAGGCACTGTTATCAAGAAAATGAAATATCCAATGAGATGAGTCTGAAAGAAATTGAAGGCATCACAGAAGAAATATTAGAAGTAGTTCATGATTGGGCAGAGAAGTCTCAAATCGCTTTTCTGCCCAATATAAATTTATTAGGGGGAGAGGTTTTTGTAAGAAGAGATTGGGAAGAGATTTTAGATTTTTTTTCTAAAAAGCATATAGAGTACTATATACTTACCAATGCTACTCTGATAGACAAAGATGTCGCAAGAAAGCTTAAAGATTTTCACGTATCTGGGGTACAGGTCAGTTTGGATGGTCCTGAAAAAATTCATGACTATATTAGGGGTCAAGATTCATTTAAAAAAGCCGTTATCGGCATAAATAACCTTAGAGAAAATGAAATTGACGTAACTTTGAACACTACAATTTCTAAAATTAACTATGAATCTTTTCAGGATCTATTTCAAGTTGCCAAAAGTCTGCAAGTTAGTGGACTGGTCTTCTCAAGGCTGGTACCCACTGGACACTCGCAAGATAGCAAGGATTTAATATTAAGCAAAGAAGAGTTAAGATCTATTTATAATTTTGTTAAGGAAAATAACTTGATTTCTGATTTTAAAGTAAATACAGGCGATCCTATTGCTTCCTTGTACATCGATTGCAATACGTCTTATGGTTTTGGCGGGTGCGCAGCAGGATTTGCAGGGATAACTATTTTAAGCGATGCAACCCTTGTTCCTTGCAGGAGGCTAAAGATCCCTCTTGGTAATCTAAGAAGAGATTCATTTAGAGAGATATGGGCTAATTCTGAGGTATTAAATAAGCTCAGGGATCAAGAAAATTATTTCGGAAAATGCAAGGAATGTTCTGAATTTATGAAATGTAGGGGCTGCAGGGCAGTATGTTTCGCTCTATCGACAAGGAAAGAGGATAGATATTTAGATGAAGATCCTCAGTGCATCTTTTGA
- a CDS encoding radical SAM/SPASM domain-containing protein, which yields MLKFDFFIQAHLTERCNLRCKHCYQENQISELKFDDWKKFFTYSKDLIKEWETKYDIEIPLLIKLTGGEPFLREDFFEIVKFLNEIDIEPYVLTNGTLIDKEMIPNLKKFRFDGFQISLEGCKDTHDSIRGNGTFSKVKEAVKFLKEENFKVVLKTTISKLNYKDLDDLINISNEWKVNGLGFSRLVPIGSGSKLRDDMLSNSELKEFYLALKAKNTTSFELLIEDPLGVCVLDDEFEDKIDTVGGCSAGFSSITVLSDGEIVPCRRMPISLGNILKDDLREIWSDNEVLLSLRERDSYKNGCNSCLYWNICRGCRAIAYSLSKDKQGWLDKDPQCFFR from the coding sequence ATGTTAAAGTTTGACTTTTTTATTCAGGCTCATCTTACAGAGAGGTGCAATCTTAGGTGTAAGCACTGCTATCAAGAGAATCAAATAAGTGAACTAAAGTTCGACGATTGGAAAAAATTCTTCACATACAGTAAAGATTTAATCAAAGAATGGGAGACTAAATATGATATCGAGATCCCCCTTCTAATAAAGCTAACAGGTGGCGAGCCATTTTTAAGAGAAGATTTTTTTGAAATTGTAAAATTTTTAAACGAAATTGATATTGAGCCATATGTTCTTACAAATGGCACTCTCATTGATAAAGAGATGATTCCTAATTTAAAAAAATTTAGATTTGATGGATTTCAGATAAGCTTGGAAGGATGTAAGGATACCCATGATAGTATTAGAGGAAATGGCACTTTTTCGAAAGTTAAAGAAGCAGTAAAATTTCTGAAGGAAGAGAACTTTAAAGTAGTTTTGAAAACTACCATATCAAAACTAAATTATAAAGATTTAGATGATTTGATAAATATCTCAAATGAGTGGAAAGTGAATGGCCTAGGATTTTCAAGATTGGTCCCCATTGGCAGTGGCTCAAAGCTGCGCGACGACATGCTTTCAAATTCAGAGCTGAAAGAATTCTATTTAGCATTGAAAGCAAAAAATACAACATCATTTGAATTGTTGATAGAAGATCCCCTTGGAGTTTGCGTGCTGGATGACGAGTTCGAAGATAAGATAGATACTGTAGGCGGCTGTTCGGCTGGATTCTCAAGCATAACAGTTCTGTCTGATGGTGAGATAGTACCCTGTAGAAGGATGCCTATTTCTTTAGGAAATATACTGAAAGACGATCTAAGAGAAATCTGGTCTGATAATGAAGTATTGCTATCTCTTAGGGAAAGGGACAGCTATAAAAATGGCTGCAACAGCTGCCTGTATTGGAATATATGCAGGGGTTGCAGGGCGATAGCGTATTCTTTGTCAAAAGATAAACAGGGCTGGCTGGACAAAGACCCTCAGTGCTTTTTTCGCTGA
- a CDS encoding 2-oxoacid:ferredoxin oxidoreductase subunit beta, protein MRSYKGFDNDTVPAWCPGCGNFAILDSFKKALFELGIEPHEITLVSGIGQSSKLPHYLKCNGFNGLHGRSLPVATGISVANHKQKVIIFGGDGDTYGEGGNHLLHAFRRNPNITLFVHNNAVYGLTKGQASPTTEFGRRTKAQPFGSLSEPLNPIAFAITMDCSFVARSFSGSPEHLKNIMKMAINHEGFALVDILQICVSFNKVNNFEWYRNRVYEFNADYDLSDKLKAFEKSQEFGEKIPLGVFYSNSRLTFEKNIPVIKDKTLVSMQNFPDIKSLMD, encoded by the coding sequence ATGCGATCTTATAAAGGTTTTGATAACGATACAGTTCCAGCTTGGTGTCCTGGTTGCGGTAACTTTGCTATTTTAGATTCTTTTAAGAAGGCATTATTTGAGTTAGGAATTGAACCGCATGAAATTACATTAGTTTCAGGAATAGGTCAATCAAGCAAATTGCCGCACTATCTAAAATGCAATGGCTTCAACGGTCTGCACGGAAGATCTCTGCCAGTGGCTACTGGGATTAGCGTGGCCAATCACAAACAAAAGGTAATAATTTTTGGTGGAGATGGTGATACTTACGGCGAGGGTGGAAATCATCTCTTGCACGCATTTAGAAGAAACCCAAATATAACGCTTTTTGTTCATAACAATGCTGTTTATGGGCTAACAAAGGGGCAGGCTTCTCCTACTACAGAATTTGGTAGACGTACAAAAGCTCAACCTTTCGGTTCTCTTTCTGAACCTTTAAACCCTATAGCTTTTGCTATTACAATGGATTGTTCATTTGTGGCAAGAAGTTTTTCTGGAAGTCCCGAACACCTTAAAAATATCATGAAAATGGCTATAAATCACGAAGGTTTTGCACTGGTTGATATACTTCAAATATGTGTAAGCTTTAATAAGGTCAATAATTTTGAATGGTATAGGAATAGAGTTTATGAATTCAATGCTGACTATGATCTTTCTGACAAATTAAAAGCATTTGAAAAATCTCAAGAATTTGGCGAAAAAATACCTTTAGGAGTATTTTATTCTAACTCAAGACTAACTTTTGAGAAAAATATTCCTGTAATAAAGGATAAAACCCTTGTTTCAATGCAAAATTTTCCTGACATAAAATCTCTAATGGATTAA
- a CDS encoding 2-oxoacid:acceptor oxidoreductase subunit alpha, whose protein sequence is MNYTIRICGEAGQGIQTTGEGFSRLFSSLGYNVFSFQDYESRIRGGHNFYQITFGTDEIFAPKKFLDLVLTFDKKGLEYKNLLRNNGIVIYDANSLKQNEYDERFINCPFRELLKNAGLKNIYENIVSFALIANIFSIDKKYVYKVIHDIFVNKPDEIIEQNMKAVDIGYDFDMKKKINLPASNSEEKILLSGIRGIGIGAIGSGCKFYSAYPMTPSTGVFQYIGEHAKKFNIVVEQAEDEISAINMAIGASFAGVRAMTGTSGGGFALMNEALSLSGMTETPIVILLSQRPGPATGFPTRTEQGELLYAIHAGHGEFPRIVFAPGDPFECIHLTNKAFDLAEKYQIPAIILTDQHLVDSLYSYKKDLKIELKNRDYRLRSTDFENYQDYKRHKFLDFNKSNPLTPLAVPGDSKQLVFTDSDEHDEVGHITEDGEIRKKMLERRYFWKIENIRKYISPPKFYGNKDSKIVLVGFGSNLGILREIVNNKKISVCAIHFSEVFPLPIRENSYEFLNIISKSNLSICIENNASGQFQKLVESEYGFKFSHYIRKYDGRPFNYEEVLEDIYAIL, encoded by the coding sequence GTGAATTACACTATAAGAATATGTGGCGAAGCAGGTCAAGGCATTCAAACTACAGGAGAGGGATTTTCAAGACTGTTTAGCTCTTTGGGCTATAACGTCTTCTCCTTTCAGGATTATGAGTCAAGGATAAGAGGGGGTCACAACTTTTATCAGATAACTTTTGGCACAGATGAGATTTTTGCCCCTAAGAAATTTTTAGATTTAGTTCTTACTTTTGATAAGAAGGGTTTAGAATATAAGAACTTACTTCGAAATAATGGTATTGTTATTTATGATGCTAATTCTCTTAAACAAAACGAATACGACGAAAGGTTTATAAACTGTCCTTTTAGAGAATTATTAAAAAATGCAGGCTTAAAAAATATATATGAAAACATTGTTTCTTTTGCTTTGATAGCAAATATTTTTTCAATTGATAAAAAATACGTTTATAAAGTTATCCACGACATCTTTGTTAATAAGCCTGATGAGATAATAGAACAAAATATGAAAGCAGTTGATATTGGATACGATTTTGATATGAAGAAAAAAATAAATTTGCCAGCTTCAAATAGTGAGGAAAAAATTTTGTTGAGTGGTATAAGGGGGATAGGTATAGGTGCTATAGGTTCAGGTTGTAAATTTTATTCTGCATATCCCATGACACCTTCTACTGGAGTATTTCAATATATTGGGGAACATGCTAAAAAATTTAACATTGTAGTAGAGCAAGCAGAAGATGAAATAAGTGCTATTAATATGGCAATTGGAGCATCATTTGCAGGAGTTAGAGCTATGACTGGAACTTCTGGAGGAGGCTTTGCGCTTATGAATGAAGCATTATCTCTTTCTGGGATGACAGAAACTCCGATAGTAATTTTGTTATCTCAACGCCCAGGCCCAGCAACGGGTTTTCCTACCAGGACCGAGCAAGGTGAATTACTTTATGCTATTCATGCTGGGCATGGAGAGTTTCCGAGAATTGTCTTTGCTCCTGGAGATCCTTTTGAATGTATACATCTTACAAACAAAGCTTTTGATCTAGCAGAAAAATATCAGATTCCAGCTATTATTTTAACAGATCAACATCTTGTAGATTCCCTATATTCTTATAAAAAAGATCTTAAAATAGAGTTAAAAAACAGAGATTATAGACTAAGATCGACAGATTTTGAAAATTATCAAGATTATAAAAGACATAAATTTTTAGACTTTAATAAGAGCAATCCTCTTACTCCTTTAGCTGTTCCAGGAGATAGTAAACAGTTGGTATTTACAGATAGTGATGAGCACGATGAAGTAGGTCATATAACTGAAGATGGAGAAATAAGAAAAAAAATGCTTGAGAGAAGATATTTTTGGAAAATTGAAAATATTAGAAAATATATATCTCCTCCAAAATTTTATGGTAACAAAGACTCGAAAATTGTTTTAGTTGGATTTGGGTCAAATCTTGGAATCCTTAGAGAAATTGTAAATAACAAGAAAATATCAGTGTGTGCTATACACTTTAGTGAGGTGTTTCCGCTTCCAATAAGGGAAAATTCTTATGAATTTCTAAATATAATATCAAAGTCTAATTTATCTATTTGTATTGAAAATAACGCATCTGGACAGTTTCAAAAACTAGTTGAGTCAGAATATGGTTTTAAATTTTCACACTACATTAGAAAGTACGATGGTAGACCTTTTAATTACGAGGAGGTTTTGGAGGATATTTATGCGATCTTATAA